The following proteins are encoded in a genomic region of Aminivibrio pyruvatiphilus:
- a CDS encoding PLP-dependent aminotransferase family protein: MNPKFARRMIRFQESDLTPILRLAANPEVISFAGGLPAPELFPVEAMKKIAVRVLDEHGKRALQYSSTEGHLPLREKIAARTNRNLKTSLKAENIVVTTGSQQSLDILAKMYIDDGDCILCESPTYLGALSAFNACQPSYREVDTDGEGMVIADLEKALAEEKRAKLIYVIPDFQNPSGKTWSLERRKAFMETVSKHDILVVEDNPYGELRFEGTTPPSLKSMDTKGQVVVLGTFSKIFCPGLRVAWVCGEPAFLESFCNLKQAADLHTSTLSQYEIDAFLSEHDIEDHVRTLVSVYRERRDIMIRTMDEAFPSEVTFTRPEGGLFTWAEMPEKVSGRDLFMKALEKKVAFVPGGAFYPNGGHENTMRLNYSNMPPEKIVEGIRRLGEALREAL, from the coding sequence GTGATTTCCTTCGCCGGCGGCCTGCCGGCGCCGGAACTCTTCCCCGTCGAAGCCATGAAAAAAATCGCCGTCCGCGTGCTGGACGAGCATGGAAAGAGGGCGCTCCAGTACTCCTCCACCGAGGGGCACCTCCCCCTCCGGGAAAAAATCGCCGCGAGGACCAACAGAAATCTGAAAACGTCCCTCAAGGCTGAAAACATCGTGGTCACCACGGGATCCCAGCAGTCCCTGGACATCCTCGCCAAGATGTATATCGATGACGGCGACTGCATCCTCTGCGAAAGCCCCACGTACCTCGGGGCGCTTTCGGCCTTCAACGCCTGCCAGCCGTCCTACCGGGAAGTGGACACCGACGGCGAGGGAATGGTGATCGCCGACCTGGAGAAGGCCCTGGCGGAAGAGAAGAGGGCAAAACTCATCTACGTGATCCCCGATTTCCAGAACCCCTCCGGGAAAACCTGGTCCCTCGAACGGCGGAAGGCCTTCATGGAGACCGTTTCAAAGCACGACATCCTCGTGGTGGAGGACAACCCCTACGGCGAACTCCGGTTCGAGGGAACCACGCCCCCCTCCCTGAAGTCCATGGACACAAAGGGCCAGGTGGTGGTCCTCGGCACCTTCTCCAAAATCTTCTGCCCCGGTCTCCGGGTGGCCTGGGTCTGCGGAGAGCCCGCCTTCCTCGAGAGCTTCTGCAACCTGAAGCAGGCGGCGGACCTCCACACCTCCACCCTCAGCCAGTACGAGATCGACGCCTTCCTTTCGGAGCACGACATCGAGGACCATGTCCGCACCCTCGTCTCCGTCTACCGGGAGCGGCGGGACATCATGATCCGCACCATGGACGAGGCCTTCCCCTCCGAAGTGACGTTCACCAGGCCCGAGGGCGGCCTCTTCACCTGGGCTGAGATGCCCGAAAAAGTCAGCGGCAGGGATCTCTTCATGAAGGCCCTGGAGAAGAAGGTGGCCTTCGTCCCCGGCGGGGCCTTCTACCCCAACGGCGGCCATGAGAACACCATGCGCCTCAACTACTCCAACATGCCCCCCGAGAAGATCGTGGAGGGCATCCGGCGCCTCGGGGAAGCTCTCCGGGAAGCTCTGTAG